One Yimella lutea DNA window includes the following coding sequences:
- a CDS encoding SRPBCC domain-containing protein: MTETVEIERVFNTAPRRLFRAWTDAVELATWWGTSEPEPDFVEVVPDERVTTADEALVVTFEQNPAGSKLVVQQKTSSDPDEMRRLWTQRLDQLDELVSPGAR, encoded by the coding sequence ATGACTGAGACCGTCGAGATCGAGCGGGTCTTCAATACTGCGCCGCGGCGTCTGTTCCGGGCGTGGACCGACGCGGTCGAACTCGCCACCTGGTGGGGCACGAGCGAGCCCGAACCTGACTTCGTCGAGGTCGTGCCCGACGAGCGCGTCACGACCGCGGACGAGGCTCTCGTGGTGACTTTCGAACAGAATCCGGCAGGTTCGAAACTCGTTGTGCAGCAAAAGACCTCGAGCGATCCCGACGAGATGCGGCGGCTCTGGACGCAGCGCCTGGACCAGCTGGACGAGTTGGTCAGCCCGGGCGCCCGATGA
- a CDS encoding zinc ribbon domain-containing protein, with product MKAPAGRLSRGARASNFDLLFQGILTCAHCGKRMEGNLAGNDVRYRCRDRSVRRT from the coding sequence ATGAAGGCACCGGCCGGTCGCTTGTCTCGTGGCGCCCGAGCCTCCAACTTCGACCTACTCTTCCAAGGAATCCTGACCTGCGCACACTGCGGAAAGCGCATGGAAGGCAACCTCGCCGGGAACGACGTCCGGTACCGCTGTCGGGACAGGTCCGTCCGCCGAACATAG